One region of Ictalurus punctatus breed USDA103 chromosome 6, Coco_2.0, whole genome shotgun sequence genomic DNA includes:
- the lypd6b gene encoding ly6/PLAUR domain-containing protein 6B: protein MAVPVAMYLLVASMLLLAVVKCDSINFYNIRPPVDATPYPKSFKCFTCEQASDNYSCNRWAEDKWCPQNTQYCMTIHHFGRHGKTKFVTKRCASFDDCNLTGCRHHMNTHHAECVSCCEGMACNVEIPTNHTNAVFMRIQDFSSAATRSSSNSWTRIFLLTAALAALLPL from the exons ATGGCTGTCCCTGTAGCCATGTACCTCTTGGTTGCCTCCATGCTGTTGTTGGCTGTAGTGAAGTGTGACAGCATCAACTTCTATAACATCAGGCCTCCTGTAGATG CGACTCCATATcccaaaagcttcaagtgcttCACATGCGAGCAGGCCTCAGACAACTACAGTTGTAATCGCTGGGCTGAAGACAAGTGGTGTCCTCAGA ATACACAGTACTGCATGACCATACATCATTTTGGTCGACACGGAAAAACAAAGTTTGTAACGAAAAGGTGCGCTTCATTCGACGACTGCAACTTGACAGGATGCCGACATCACATGAACACGCACCACGCg GAGTGTGTGTCATGCTGCGAGGGCATGGCATGTAATGTGGAGATTCCCACTAATCACACCAACGCCGTGTTCATGCGGATTCAGGATTTCAGCTCCGCCGCGACacgcagcagcagcaacagctgGACTCGCATATTTCTACTAACTGCAGCTCTCGCAGCGCTGTTACCTTTGTGA